A stretch of the Oenococcus sp. UCMA 16435 genome encodes the following:
- a CDS encoding DNA methyltransferase codes for MKVENLVKTVKILNKNISNDFDDPNSIAQAAEKINLKDFTRSELVNGFNLFFAQRFENRLQVFNRITPPVIGDLMALVTQKLGLEEKGIFDPEIVFPDLIFQFASHFDQSVYGKAADPIVDASLKKLANIYGFNFHSRNSRKIVVSRILGIDFVSEINHLFKESNLKAGESTILLVNNSDLQSASFSEILKNNKNMALLAIIRLPASLFKHSEMSSSLLILRRKVDNEKVTAQVLLAQIPELSNKEDFSKFVSQLETWKKENS; via the coding sequence ATGAAGGTTGAAAATTTAGTTAAAACAGTAAAAATTCTTAATAAAAACATTTCAAACGATTTTGACGATCCAAATTCGATTGCTCAGGCAGCTGAGAAAATTAACCTGAAAGATTTTACTCGATCTGAGCTAGTTAATGGATTCAATCTTTTTTTTGCACAGCGTTTTGAGAACCGATTACAAGTTTTTAATCGAATAACTCCACCGGTGATTGGCGACTTAATGGCATTAGTAACACAAAAACTTGGATTGGAGGAGAAAGGAATCTTTGATCCCGAAATTGTTTTCCCTGATCTTATTTTTCAGTTTGCGAGCCATTTTGATCAATCAGTCTATGGCAAAGCTGCGGATCCCATTGTTGATGCCAGTCTAAAAAAACTCGCAAATATTTATGGCTTTAACTTTCATTCTAGGAATAGTCGAAAAATTGTTGTTAGCAGAATTTTAGGAATCGATTTTGTTTCCGAAATAAATCATCTATTTAAAGAAAGCAATTTAAAAGCGGGCGAATCGACAATTTTATTGGTTAATAATTCTGATCTTCAATCTGCTTCTTTTTCTGAAATACTGAAGAACAATAAGAACATGGCATTGCTAGCAATTATTAGATTGCCGGCGAGCCTTTTTAAACATTCAGAAATGAGTTCTAGTCTTCTAATTTTGCGTCGAAAAGTGGATAATGAAAAAGTAACGGCTCAGGTCCTGCTTGCTCAAATTCCTGAGCTTTCAAATAAAGAAGATTTTTCCAAATTTGTTTCTCAACTTGAAACCTGGAAAAAAGAAAATTCGTGA
- the coaD gene encoding pantetheine-phosphate adenylyltransferase: MVKAVFPGSFDPLTFGHLDVIGRSALLFDEVIVAVGINTSKTAMFTTEEKITLISNNTKDLKNVSVLPMPGLTFKFVTSIGADVIVRGIRNVRDYEYERDIAEINHRLGNVDTVLLPSKAVYQDISSSNLKEVAKFGADISHFVPENVLKLIKLKLK; the protein is encoded by the coding sequence ATGGTAAAAGCTGTTTTTCCGGGATCTTTTGATCCCTTAACCTTTGGTCATTTGGATGTCATTGGCCGTTCAGCGCTTCTTTTCGATGAAGTGATTGTGGCTGTTGGCATTAATACGAGCAAAACAGCAATGTTTACGACTGAAGAAAAAATAACTTTAATTTCCAACAACACTAAAGATTTGAAGAATGTTTCCGTATTGCCAATGCCTGGCCTGACCTTTAAGTTCGTTACGTCAATCGGAGCAGATGTAATTGTTCGTGGAATCAGAAATGTTAGAGATTACGAGTATGAACGCGATATTGCGGAAATTAATCATCGTCTTGGAAATGTTGATACAGTTTTGTTACCATCGAAGGCTGTTTATCAAGATATTTCTTCATCTAACTTAAAAGAAGTCGCAAAATTCGGGGCTGATATTAGTCATTTTGTGCCCGAAAACGTTCTAAAACTGATAAAGTTAAAACTTAAATGA
- a CDS encoding competence protein ComGC yields MKKIKNRLKQLKRRKQSFTLIEMAIVLFIISLLMLLILPNLNSQRKKAENTQAEAMVSVVQTQVDLYENDNDDENVSYSDLLSKKYLTEKQIKKAQEFGIKINGSNVSK; encoded by the coding sequence ATGAAAAAAATAAAAAATCGTTTGAAACAGTTAAAAAGAAGGAAACAGTCTTTTACGTTAATCGAAATGGCAATTGTTTTATTTATCATTAGCCTTTTAATGCTTTTAATTTTGCCGAATTTGAATAGTCAGCGTAAAAAAGCTGAAAATACACAAGCTGAAGCAATGGTTTCGGTAGTTCAGACACAGGTGGATTTATATGAAAATGATAATGACGATGAAAATGTGTCATATTCTGATCTTTTGTCAAAGAAATATCTAACTGAGAAACAGATTAAAAAAGCACAAGAATTTGGAATCAAAATTAATGGCAGTAATGTGTCGAAATAA
- a CDS encoding type II secretion system protein F yields MPRRQQVKFLSLLGQLIQSGYSINQATKFIQQISHDNVWIKDLNLDLAKGKNFALAIKPYLNSSLNFQIGMANRYGNLEKILLQLADFSEKCLKQENKIKQILRYPIVLVILLIGIAIAVKIFLLPILSSWSDQQPIDPVDEYFWPKVFGIMLLILLFFFYRWKSFKKISKLRQLAFYTKIPLFGKTLNHLINYQFSLQLSMLTASGLQISQIAKDITKNHGRSIESDFAAKLVEMLESGQSFSDYFHELSFLDPTINIYFQQGADKELLNRNLQIYSKISYEKFLTSVDHLIGLIQPLSFVIVGMGIVLLYLSMLMPMYQTLGGLNQ; encoded by the coding sequence TTGCCGCGTAGGCAGCAGGTTAAGTTTTTAAGCCTTCTTGGACAATTAATTCAGTCAGGTTATTCGATTAATCAAGCAACAAAATTTATTCAACAAATTTCACATGATAACGTTTGGATTAAAGATCTCAATCTTGATCTGGCTAAAGGAAAGAATTTTGCTTTAGCAATAAAACCTTATCTGAATAGTTCCTTAAACTTTCAGATTGGTATGGCTAATCGCTATGGAAACCTGGAGAAAATTTTGCTTCAACTCGCGGATTTTTCGGAGAAGTGTTTAAAACAAGAAAATAAAATTAAACAAATTCTCAGATATCCGATCGTCCTTGTTATTTTATTAATCGGAATCGCGATTGCCGTCAAGATTTTTTTACTACCAATTTTATCAAGCTGGTCCGATCAACAACCGATTGATCCGGTTGACGAATACTTTTGGCCTAAGGTATTTGGAATTATGTTGTTGATTCTGCTCTTCTTTTTTTATCGCTGGAAGTCCTTTAAAAAGATAAGCAAGTTGAGACAATTGGCTTTCTATACAAAAATCCCGTTATTTGGAAAAACTTTAAATCATTTAATAAATTATCAATTTTCTTTGCAACTATCGATGCTAACTGCCTCTGGCCTGCAGATTTCACAAATTGCAAAAGATATCACTAAAAATCACGGTCGTTCAATTGAATCCGATTTTGCCGCAAAACTAGTCGAAATGCTTGAGAGCGGTCAAAGTTTTTCTGATTATTTCCATGAATTAAGTTTCCTTGATCCTACAATTAATATTTATTTTCAACAAGGAGCTGACAAGGAACTCTTGAATCGAAATCTTCAAATTTATTCAAAAATAAGTTACGAAAAATTTTTAACCAGCGTCGACCACTTAATTGGTTTAATTCAGCCTTTGAGTTTCGTAATCGTTGGTATGGGAATAGTTTTACTTTATTTATCAATGCTGATGCCGATGTATCAGACCCTGGGAGGGCTTAATCAATGA
- a CDS encoding competence protein ComGF, protein MKKNRQKSFTILETIISLGIFALIILIIQFAIQYIKNEKQTTNIINFQRMLLQLEDPSRSYHWSQTKEGKIYLLTSEKNNQRVNFRLKNHVFQLTTSDGGTMPIISQIENFKLSLVHERICLSLHFDTGEHYESNLLLEKYKHEEK, encoded by the coding sequence TTGAAAAAAAATAGACAAAAATCTTTTACAATTCTTGAGACGATTATTTCTTTAGGGATTTTCGCCCTAATCATTTTAATAATTCAATTTGCAATTCAATATATAAAAAATGAAAAACAAACGACAAATATAATTAATTTTCAGCGAATGTTGCTTCAGCTGGAAGACCCAAGCCGATCATATCACTGGTCGCAAACGAAGGAAGGAAAAATTTATTTGCTTACAAGCGAAAAAAATAATCAACGGGTTAATTTCAGATTAAAAAATCATGTCTTTCAATTAACAACCAGCGACGGAGGCACAATGCCGATAATTTCACAGATAGAAAACTTTAAACTTAGTTTGGTTCATGAAAGAATTTGTTTGTCCTTACATTTTGATACTGGAGAACACTATGAAAGCAATCTTTTACTGGAAAAATACAAGCACGAGGAAAAATAG
- a CDS encoding ribonuclease HI produces the protein MNDSLIRVYTDGGNRNTGNKLGQHVHEHDLSAWAYIIENEKTQLVSSGFKFGATNNAMELMAVGSAFRKITNTKELKGQKIELISDSHYVLDPMEKGWLDKWMKTKKERPNLAMWQTLYPMYLELKPYLIFHWVKGHKNTIGNLHVDELLNQEMDKHK, from the coding sequence ATGAATGATTCACTAATTAGAGTTTATACGGATGGTGGGAATCGTAATACCGGAAACAAGCTTGGCCAACATGTACACGAACATGATTTATCAGCATGGGCGTATATTATCGAGAACGAAAAAACACAGTTGGTTTCCTCGGGGTTTAAGTTTGGAGCAACAAATAATGCAATGGAATTAATGGCAGTCGGTTCAGCTTTTAGAAAAATCACCAATACAAAAGAATTAAAAGGCCAAAAAATTGAATTAATCAGCGATTCACACTACGTTTTGGATCCTATGGAAAAGGGATGGTTGGATAAATGGATGAAGACAAAAAAAGAGCGGCCAAATCTTGCAATGTGGCAGACCCTTTATCCGATGTATTTAGAATTAAAACCTTACTTAATTTTTCATTGGGTGAAAGGACATAAAAACACAATCGGAAATCTTCATGTCGATGAACTTTTGAATCAGGAAATGGATAAACACAAATAA
- the rsmD gene encoding 16S rRNA (guanine(966)-N(2))-methyltransferase RsmD — MRVIAGKNHGLRLKMVPSKLTRPTTEKVKEALFSIIAPYNKSGIVLDLYAGSGSLGIEAVSRGYRRAYLVDHARPAIEVIKNNVIATKNPENFEIIKAPASQAIKQFFDDKIQFNLIIFDPPYAKQHIAKDISNLTEYNLLAEHALIVAETDRSGFNSLNSNLPSGYTVLSKKDYGITHLTVMERD, encoded by the coding sequence ATGAGAGTTATCGCTGGAAAAAATCATGGTCTGCGTTTAAAAATGGTTCCTTCGAAATTGACTAGGCCAACCACTGAAAAAGTTAAAGAGGCGCTTTTTTCTATTATCGCTCCCTATAACAAGTCTGGGATTGTTTTGGATTTATATGCAGGTTCCGGTTCTTTGGGAATTGAAGCTGTTTCCAGAGGCTATCGGAGGGCTTATTTAGTTGATCACGCCAGGCCTGCAATTGAGGTAATCAAAAATAACGTCATTGCAACAAAAAATCCGGAAAATTTTGAAATAATCAAGGCACCGGCCAGCCAGGCAATTAAACAATTTTTTGATGACAAAATCCAATTTAATTTAATAATTTTTGATCCGCCTTATGCAAAACAACATATAGCTAAAGATATTTCTAATTTAACGGAATATAATTTATTAGCAGAGCACGCCTTAATTGTTGCTGAGACGGACCGATCTGGTTTTAATTCTCTAAATAGTAATCTGCCTAGCGGATATACTGTTTTGTCGAAGAAAGATTATGGAATTACCCATTTAACGGTAATGGAAAGGGATTAA
- a CDS encoding FtsW/RodA/SpoVE family cell cycle protein, with protein sequence MSKILKQLDWFIIGPFLFLSLIGVLMVFSSSADYSEGAFSFLIRQSIFAVIGVATVLIFYFFVKINWLASPKWTSLAMLITFGLLLFARFIAPATAGTGAHGWINLPMFNIQPAEIFKIVIILYLASLSSHRLDKYQRKSKKLRSGSSVNQKTVEKVQTIFGYTRFQVIFVLLNLMIVILMPDLGNALIALFLIAVIIFSSGLNPKYLFFSIALILIIYIFLPAIIKQIPESFLSSHYQARRLLIFLDPWPYAKNQSLQLVNSFYAIAHGGLFGVGLGNSIEKMGYLPEANTDFIMAVFVEELGSVTLFIVLGILLLMIGRMFYIAFHIRNNFGRLVLYGIASYFFIQALVNLGGIIGVLPLTGVTFPFISYGGSSFLISSISVGIACVVSRTYSEQINGRKRRQKPRMRVQK encoded by the coding sequence GTGAGCAAAATACTCAAACAATTGGATTGGTTCATTATTGGACCTTTTTTATTTTTAAGTCTGATTGGCGTGTTGATGGTTTTTTCATCTTCAGCTGACTACTCGGAGGGAGCCTTTAGTTTCTTGATTCGTCAGTCAATCTTTGCCGTGATTGGTGTTGCGACAGTTCTTATTTTTTATTTTTTTGTCAAAATTAACTGGCTTGCTTCACCCAAATGGACTTCTCTGGCGATGTTGATCACTTTTGGCTTATTATTGTTTGCTCGCTTTATTGCTCCTGCTACCGCTGGAACTGGTGCGCATGGATGGATTAACCTGCCAATGTTTAATATTCAGCCGGCTGAAATTTTTAAGATTGTTATTATTCTCTACTTAGCTTCTTTGTCATCTCATCGTTTGGACAAGTATCAAAGAAAATCTAAGAAGCTTCGTTCTGGCAGTTCTGTTAATCAAAAAACAGTTGAAAAAGTACAAACGATTTTTGGTTATACACGTTTTCAAGTTATCTTTGTTTTATTGAATTTGATGATTGTTATTTTAATGCCTGACCTAGGGAATGCTTTAATTGCACTTTTTTTGATTGCTGTGATTATTTTTTCTTCCGGATTAAATCCCAAGTATCTTTTTTTCTCAATTGCCTTAATTTTGATTATTTATATTTTTTTACCAGCGATTATCAAGCAAATTCCGGAAAGCTTTTTGTCCAGTCATTATCAAGCCCGTCGTTTATTGATATTTTTAGATCCTTGGCCGTATGCAAAGAATCAATCCTTGCAGTTGGTTAATTCTTTTTATGCAATTGCTCACGGAGGATTATTTGGAGTTGGTTTAGGAAATTCTATTGAAAAAATGGGCTATCTTCCGGAAGCCAATACGGATTTTATTATGGCCGTTTTTGTTGAAGAACTTGGATCAGTCACGTTATTTATTGTTCTTGGGATCTTATTGCTTATGATTGGAAGAATGTTTTATATTGCATTTCATATCAGGAATAATTTTGGACGTTTAGTTCTTTATGGCATTGCCAGTTATTTCTTCATCCAAGCTTTGGTAAATTTAGGCGGAATCATTGGCGTTCTTCCATTGACAGGTGTGACTTTTCCTTTTATCTCATATGGTGGATCATCATTTTTGATTAGTTCAATATCGGTCGGAATTGCCTGTGTGGTTTCACGGACTTATAGCGAACAGATAAACGGAAGAAAACGTCGACAAAAGCCAAGAATGAGGGTACAAAAATGA
- a CDS encoding PDZ domain-containing protein, with amino-acid sequence MKKKTLVTIISSFTAFMVMVIGVSFYLLLPMNAYVETPGEADNIKQFMTVAGKRDQTKGSLRLVSVYLSQANHLDWLISKFNGAYSIEPKTEVQGNVSNSVYEAISKYQMKEAILSAEEVAFKAAGMADKVKSKYQGIYVASITKKSHFAKKIKVGDTITKVNGNHFNNAAGYQKYLADMPVGEKVTLTILRNNKTIKISGKTIHLANTKDKEYPKGRSGIGIGLVDDVEVTTDPKVKVNVGQISGPSGGLMFTLQLYSQLSGDDIKKGRNISGTGTIDDQGKVGEIGGIDKKIIAAKEAGSTVFFAPYVKPTKENLKLDDGETNWQAAVKAQKEYAPKMKLVPIRNFQDALNYLKYGKIIKTK; translated from the coding sequence ATGAAAAAGAAAACACTTGTCACAATTATTTCTAGTTTTACCGCTTTTATGGTAATGGTCATTGGCGTATCTTTTTACTTACTTTTGCCGATGAATGCTTATGTGGAGACCCCTGGTGAAGCAGATAATATAAAACAATTTATGACTGTTGCCGGAAAACGAGATCAAACAAAAGGATCTCTTCGACTTGTTTCAGTATATTTATCCCAGGCAAATCATCTGGATTGGTTGATCAGCAAATTTAACGGTGCGTATTCGATTGAACCTAAAACAGAAGTTCAGGGAAATGTTTCGAATAGCGTTTATGAGGCAATAAGTAAATATCAAATGAAAGAGGCGATTTTGTCAGCTGAAGAAGTTGCTTTTAAAGCTGCTGGAATGGCTGATAAAGTGAAATCCAAATACCAAGGGATCTATGTTGCCAGTATTACGAAAAAATCGCATTTTGCCAAGAAAATTAAAGTTGGCGATACAATCACGAAAGTTAACGGAAACCACTTTAATAATGCTGCTGGATATCAAAAGTATTTAGCTGATATGCCGGTTGGCGAAAAGGTTACTTTGACCATTCTACGAAATAATAAAACAATTAAAATTTCTGGTAAGACAATCCATTTAGCTAATACGAAAGATAAAGAATACCCGAAGGGGAGAAGCGGGATTGGAATTGGCCTAGTTGATGATGTTGAAGTTACTACTGATCCAAAGGTTAAGGTCAATGTTGGCCAGATTTCCGGACCTTCAGGTGGGCTCATGTTTACTCTTCAACTATATTCTCAGTTATCCGGCGATGATATCAAAAAAGGGCGTAATATTTCTGGAACGGGAACAATCGATGATCAAGGAAAAGTTGGTGAAATTGGCGGTATTGATAAAAAAATAATTGCTGCAAAAGAAGCCGGCTCAACGGTTTTCTTCGCTCCTTATGTAAAACCGACTAAAGAAAATCTTAAATTAGATGATGGTGAGACTAATTGGCAGGCGGCGGTTAAAGCACAAAAAGAGTATGCACCGAAAATGAAACTTGTTCCGATCCGTAATTTCCAGGATGCTCTTAATTATTTAAAATATGGAAAAATTATTAAAACGAAGTAA
- the cpaF gene encoding Flp pilus assembly complex ATPase component has product MQSYFKSILKEAVSSNSTDIYLLPENEYYQIKFHNGRRPRSFRIVSQLVAEKLFSFLKFRAQMNITENRRPQMGSMDWSLDKQNLSLRISTVGDFKNQETMVIRILYDREIHNLIWLKKEQFFHLKQIIPSQGLVVVAGPTGSGKTSTIHELLREYTGEKLVLTIEDPVEIKNAKFIQLQINQHASMSYLDLIKVALRHHPDILLIGEIRDAQTAQATIQAALSGHLVFSTIHANSANTVSNRLLELGVDKSLLKDVLKLAIYQRLLQQADGSLAAVADWKEEQQIFDQSAKNFGSSWKETLDGAFKSKRISSKVYEEYKKIAA; this is encoded by the coding sequence ATGCAAAGTTATTTTAAGTCAATTTTAAAAGAAGCCGTTAGCTCGAATTCAACCGATATTTATCTTTTACCAGAGAATGAATATTATCAGATTAAATTCCATAATGGCCGCCGACCCAGGAGCTTTCGAATAGTCAGCCAATTAGTCGCAGAAAAATTATTCAGTTTCCTTAAATTTCGAGCACAAATGAATATTACGGAAAATCGACGTCCCCAAATGGGTTCAATGGATTGGTCTCTTGACAAACAAAATTTGTCTCTAAGGATTTCTACCGTTGGCGATTTTAAAAACCAGGAAACAATGGTAATCAGAATTCTTTATGATCGCGAAATCCACAATCTTATTTGGCTTAAAAAGGAACAGTTTTTTCATTTAAAACAGATAATTCCTTCACAGGGATTAGTTGTCGTTGCTGGACCGACCGGTTCTGGAAAGACAAGTACGATTCATGAACTATTACGTGAATATACAGGCGAAAAACTCGTTCTCACGATTGAAGATCCTGTTGAAATAAAAAATGCAAAGTTTATTCAACTGCAGATAAATCAGCATGCTTCAATGTCTTATCTTGATCTGATCAAGGTTGCTCTACGCCACCATCCCGACATTTTATTAATCGGTGAAATTCGTGATGCGCAGACTGCCCAAGCGACGATTCAAGCTGCTTTGAGTGGCCATTTGGTTTTTTCAACGATTCATGCCAATTCTGCAAATACTGTCAGCAATCGTTTATTGGAGCTTGGCGTCGACAAATCTTTATTAAAAGATGTTTTAAAATTAGCTATCTATCAGCGCCTTTTACAACAAGCTGATGGTTCGCTTGCAGCAGTTGCTGATTGGAAAGAGGAGCAGCAGATTTTTGACCAATCAGCAAAGAATTTTGGATCTTCCTGGAAGGAAACATTGGATGGGGCTTTTAAAAGCAAAAGAATATCTTCGAAAGTATACGAAGAATACAAAAAAATTGCCGCGTAG
- a CDS encoding acetate kinase, with product MTKILSVNAGSSSLKFKLLNMPEESVIAEGLIERIGGSLDQDDNVTIKFNGEKHKSRQAFKSHEDAINLMLAQFKEFGIVNDFNEIKGIGHRVVAGGEWFNKSVLINDEVLNKIERLAAYAPLHNPANAMGIRAFSKIIPDATEVAVFDTAFHQTMPKENYLYAIPYEYYTKYGVRRYGAHGTSHKYVSEQAAKIIGKPLKELKLITLHLGAGASVTAIKNGRSFDTSMGFSPLAGLIMATRSGDVDVSLINYVKEKEDLSDQDMLDVLNQKSGLLGISTISSDMRDLLDVYDTNDHAKLAIDMFVGRVVDYIGQYYFELKGVDALVFTAGIGENSVPIRKMIIDRLSFLGIQLDENANNKHGVETKITTDDSKMAAFVIPTNEELEIARDVQNLMK from the coding sequence ATGACAAAAATTTTATCGGTAAACGCCGGCTCGTCTTCATTAAAGTTTAAACTGCTCAACATGCCCGAGGAGAGCGTTATCGCCGAGGGGCTAATTGAAAGAATTGGAGGCAGTCTGGATCAAGACGATAATGTCACAATCAAGTTTAATGGTGAAAAACATAAAAGTCGTCAGGCCTTTAAAAGTCATGAAGATGCTATTAATTTAATGCTTGCCCAATTTAAAGAGTTTGGGATTGTTAACGACTTCAATGAAATTAAAGGAATTGGTCACCGTGTTGTTGCGGGAGGCGAATGGTTCAATAAATCTGTATTGATTAATGATGAAGTGCTAAATAAAATTGAGCGCCTGGCTGCTTACGCTCCACTCCATAATCCCGCTAATGCCATGGGCATTAGGGCTTTTTCTAAAATCATTCCTGATGCAACCGAAGTTGCGGTATTTGATACAGCTTTTCATCAAACAATGCCAAAAGAGAATTATTTGTATGCAATTCCTTATGAGTACTATACGAAATATGGTGTTCGTAGATACGGAGCCCACGGGACTTCTCACAAATATGTCTCTGAACAGGCTGCTAAAATAATTGGCAAACCCTTAAAAGAACTTAAATTGATTACTTTGCATTTGGGAGCCGGCGCGTCTGTAACTGCTATTAAAAATGGACGCTCGTTTGATACTTCTATGGGTTTTTCGCCCTTGGCTGGATTGATTATGGCGACTCGTTCCGGGGATGTTGATGTCTCACTGATTAATTACGTTAAAGAAAAAGAAGATCTTTCCGATCAAGATATGCTTGACGTTCTCAATCAAAAATCTGGATTATTAGGCATATCAACAATTTCCAGCGATATGCGCGACTTGCTGGATGTTTACGATACTAATGACCATGCCAAGTTGGCCATAGATATGTTCGTTGGCCGTGTCGTTGATTATATTGGCCAGTATTATTTTGAATTAAAAGGAGTCGATGCGCTTGTTTTCACGGCTGGAATTGGAGAGAATTCTGTCCCGATCAGAAAAATGATTATTGATCGTTTATCGTTCTTGGGCATTCAACTTGATGAGAATGCGAATAATAAGCACGGAGTTGAAACTAAGATTACAACCGATGATTCTAAAATGGCCGCGTTTGTAATACCGACCAACGAAGAATTGGAAATCGCCCGCGATGTACAAAATTTAATGAAGTAA
- a CDS encoding type II secretion protein — protein sequence MAVRFPHKSKAQIEKNFLNNYQSFFNQAQLSAQKDNHDLKFFFFKRKIEFVDQKGNQHLLNIPKEFIGPNEEIIIKANGYVAPTKIKFVDLQGKKRFTLIYSLGFGNYRVEKYE from the coding sequence TTGGCGGTTCGATTCCCACATAAATCGAAAGCACAAATCGAAAAGAATTTTTTAAATAATTATCAATCTTTTTTTAATCAGGCACAATTAAGTGCTCAAAAAGACAATCATGATTTAAAATTCTTTTTTTTCAAAAGAAAAATTGAATTTGTCGATCAAAAAGGCAACCAACATCTTTTAAATATTCCCAAAGAATTCATTGGTCCAAATGAGGAGATCATAATCAAGGCCAACGGTTATGTTGCCCCTACAAAAATTAAATTTGTTGATCTTCAAGGAAAAAAGAGATTCACACTGATTTATTCTTTAGGGTTTGGTAATTACCGGGTGGAGAAATATGAATAG